The genomic stretch GGCAACCTGCGCGCCGATCTCCTCGGTGGCGCGGGCGGTCTGGCCGGCCAACGCCTTCACCTCGCTCGCGACCACGGCGAAGCCCTTGCCGGATTCGCCCGCGCGCGCGGCCTCGATCGTGGCATTGAGCGCCAGAAGGTTGGTCTGGCCCGCGATCTCGCCGATCAGGCGCACCACGTCACCGATGCGCTGCGCGCCTTCGGACAGGCCGCGGACGATCCCGCCGGTCGCGTCGGCGCGTTCGGCGGCGGTGCGCGCCACGCTCGCGGCCGCCGCGACCTGGCGCGAGATCTCGGAGACCGAGGCCGCGAGCTGCTCGGCCCCGGCGGCGACCGCCTGCACGCCGCCGGAGGCCTCGGCCACGGCGGCGCGCGCGGATTGCGCGCCCGCCGCGCCTTCGCCCGCCGCCGTGGAAATGCGCTGCGCCGCGGCACCCAGCGTGACCGAGGCCGTCTCCACGTCGATCGCGATGCGGCCGATCTGCTGTTCGACCGTGACCGCAACACCCTCGCGCGCCTGCTGCGCGGCGCCGCGGGCGGCTTCCTCCTGTGCGAGGCGCTGCGCGGCCTCGGCCGCCTCGGCCGCGCGCGCCGCGCGGGCTTCGTTCAGCGCGGCGTCGGTGCGCAGCGCCGCAGCTTCGAGACGCCGGGTCATGAGAATCAGCGCCGAGGACTCCACGACAAGCACCGCCGCGTGCAGCACGACGCGGCCCAGGCTGCCCTCGGGCACGCCGAAGACCCAGGCGGGCGCCGCGAAGTTCAGCACCAGGTGGTGCAGCGCCACCACCGTCGCGCCGAGCAGGATGCTGCGCCAATCCACGAAGCCGGAGAGCAGCGCGAGGCTCGCGAAATAGGCCATGTGCAGGTCGATCGCGAGGGCCGGCGGCGCGAGCCAGACCTGCACCGAGACGCTGACCATCAGCCCCACCGCTATGGCGTGGCGCGCACCGGGCGCGCCCGCGCCGGCCCGCGCCGCGACGCTCGCGACCAGCGCCATGACCCCGACCATGGCGGCGCCAATGGCGGCATCCTCCGGGCTGCGACCCGCGATCAGCGCCGCGACCGGCGTCAGCAGCGCGAGCACCCACAGCAGGACCAGCAGGAAGCGCCCGGTACCGCGGCGCAGCAGTTCGAGATCCATCGGGACCAATCCTTATCGGGTGCCGGGCGCACAGGCGACGAGCGCGCGCGCGGCAAGGGCGAGCACGGCGCCTGACGCCCGGCGGAGCACGGCGGCGTCGCCGGCGGCGGAATCGGGTGTCGCGACCACCAGCCGGAAGGGTCCGGCCTCGGCGATGCGCTGCACGCGCCAGCCCTCCGCCGCGAAGGCAGCACCGGCCGGCGCGCCAGGCGGCAGCACCAACAGGATCGGCTGACCCGCACGCGGCCACATGGCCAGCACGAGAAGCATGAACGTGCTGGCGCCGATCTGCAGGAGGGCAACGCGCATCCGCGGACCATAGGCGCCGCATGGTTACGGCAGGGTTGATCGGCGCAGGGCAGGACACATCGCGGCGGGCGCGCGGCGGCCATGCGCCGGCCTGGCTTGGCCGCGCGCCGCGCCGCGTGCCACGCTGACGCGCTTTCCGACCTGTCGGTATCGG from Roseomonas fluvialis encodes the following:
- a CDS encoding methyl-accepting chemotaxis protein, yielding MDLELLRRGTGRFLLVLLWVLALLTPVAALIAGRSPEDAAIGAAMVGVMALVASVAARAGAGAPGARHAIAVGLMVSVSVQVWLAPPALAIDLHMAYFASLALLSGFVDWRSILLGATVVALHHLVLNFAAPAWVFGVPEGSLGRVVLHAAVLVVESSALILMTRRLEAAALRTDAALNEARAARAAEAAEAAQRLAQEEAARGAAQQAREGVAVTVEQQIGRIAIDVETASVTLGAAAQRISTAAGEGAAGAQSARAAVAEASGGVQAVAAGAEQLAASVSEISRQVAAAASVARTAAERADATGGIVRGLSEGAQRIGDVVRLIGEIAGQTNLLALNATIEAARAGESGKGFAVVASEVKALAGQTARATEEIGAQVAAIQHETQGAVDAIQGIAEVVQQVNEVAAAIAAAVEQQGAATREIAGSTAGVARGTELASDAVDTAAERMARTRAEVAELERMSERLRREAAALRAALGSTLAGLRAA